Proteins encoded by one window of Sulfurospirillum barnesii SES-3:
- a CDS encoding GGDEF domain-containing protein — MQIKLNKTFYFFLAFFIAFLYWVLDAFAISRLHQSSWIEELFFQTPHSVPLLKCLIAVVLFLTTLVPLFIKPKASKTSLLEFGALEKLSTLLFASLATKFNILKTQESFEKLLHLEASIVLLYTQDHISLYNENLFIKTSFHSKDIFPFRANTYEKSDVEAMVVRCFTEKTPLTQEKIFFNDTPMSIFHFLLQEEETKKTIGALMLVSKDASFIQRHTSLIKKYLPMLTFALLLSLKKEQLEKQLTDYAEESKSRDEHLNLLNYESINEHLFYEFKRHKRYKTELTLMLLEINMFENLSKVFPEEAIVTLKKEFVHVIHKSIRDVDILGKWSHNRFAIVLPNNTFKAGVGLANKLQKIIETAKFLPIGKISCSYGITSLSPKDTLGSFKARAENALTKANLHGGNAIEVSLQNNELDNNTL; from the coding sequence TTGCAAATAAAACTGAACAAAACATTTTACTTCTTTTTAGCCTTTTTTATAGCTTTTTTGTACTGGGTCTTGGATGCTTTTGCTATATCACGTCTACATCAATCATCATGGATAGAAGAGCTTTTTTTTCAAACACCCCATAGCGTACCTTTACTCAAATGCCTTATTGCTGTAGTGCTTTTTTTAACAACCCTCGTCCCACTTTTCATAAAGCCAAAAGCCTCTAAAACATCCCTTTTAGAATTTGGTGCGCTTGAGAAACTCTCAACACTCTTATTCGCTTCTCTTGCTACAAAATTTAACATTTTAAAAACACAAGAGAGCTTTGAAAAACTTTTGCACCTTGAGGCAAGTATTGTTTTACTTTACACACAAGATCATATCAGCCTTTACAATGAAAATCTGTTTATTAAAACCTCTTTTCACTCAAAAGATATATTTCCTTTTCGAGCAAACACCTATGAAAAAAGTGATGTTGAAGCGATGGTAGTACGCTGTTTTACAGAAAAAACACCCCTCACTCAAGAGAAGATTTTTTTTAATGATACACCCATGAGCATTTTTCATTTTTTACTGCAAGAAGAGGAGACTAAAAAAACAATTGGTGCATTAATGCTTGTGAGCAAAGATGCTTCTTTTATACAAAGACATACCTCCCTCATTAAAAAATACCTTCCTATGCTTACCTTTGCACTGCTACTCTCTTTAAAAAAAGAGCAGTTAGAAAAACAATTAACGGATTACGCGGAGGAAAGCAAAAGTCGTGATGAACACCTTAACCTTTTAAACTATGAAAGCATCAATGAACATCTTTTTTATGAATTTAAACGTCATAAACGCTACAAAACAGAACTCACGTTGATGCTTCTTGAAATTAATATGTTTGAAAATTTGTCGAAAGTTTTTCCAGAAGAAGCCATTGTTACGCTTAAGAAAGAGTTTGTGCACGTCATTCATAAGTCGATTAGGGATGTGGATATTTTGGGAAAATGGTCTCACAATCGTTTTGCCATTGTGCTACCTAACAACACCTTTAAAGCAGGGGTAGGGCTTGCAAACAAGCTTCAAAAGATTATAGAAACAGCCAAATTTTTACCTATTGGTAAAATTTCGTGTAGTTATGGCATTACGTCACTCTCGCCCAAAGACACATTAGGAAGTTTTAAAGCACGAGCCGAAAACGCACTCACAAAGGCAAATCTCCATGGGGGAAATGCCATTGAAGTAAGCTTACAAAATAATGAATTAGATAACAATACGCTTTAG
- a CDS encoding PP0621 family protein — MLFKIAILLGVLFLIYLFFFKNRRQEDVKKSTTHTKVLEGETMVECQKCSTFVSHNEAIIKDGQFYCSKECARLS; from the coding sequence ATGTTGTTTAAAATTGCTATTTTACTTGGAGTTCTTTTTTTAATTTATCTTTTTTTCTTTAAAAACAGACGTCAAGAGGATGTCAAAAAGAGTACCACACATACCAAAGTCTTAGAAGGAGAAACCATGGTAGAATGTCAAAAGTGTTCAACATTTGTCAGTCACAATGAGGCGATCATTAAAGATGGTCAGTTCTACTGCTCTAAAGAGTGTGCGAGGTTATCCTAA
- a CDS encoding L,D-transpeptidase family protein: protein MRYFLFLSACVVVMYAATAEDIYRIYKTKGIHAVEDFLKKEFESEEPVKSKEIKTPIEVKVPAKEPKVAVVKTKVPTEKELISKEFWLKQIRGMDIAYGYYEALDSLIVCEKDKKHCEVYKNSNDNGLELVKSHDVIMGKEGDKVKRGDLKTPVGVYEITKRFKPTDPFYGPLAFSLSYPNLFDVLRGKNGSGIWIHGMPLDGKDRDDLSKGCVVMDNDAIKILDSEINAQSTMTIIGESKVPKLSKETVATLLSEVYKWQRAWKVNDITTYLNYYSNDFKRADGSGKTQFAVSKKQIFSRKETKTIVFENLNIAPYPTMDNRKLFKIAYDQTYKSPSFASKGRKELYVELVGNKMSIVAEK, encoded by the coding sequence ATGCGCTATTTTCTTTTTTTATCTGCGTGTGTGGTAGTAATGTATGCGGCAACTGCTGAGGATATTTATCGTATTTATAAAACCAAAGGCATTCATGCGGTAGAGGATTTTTTAAAAAAAGAGTTTGAGTCAGAAGAACCTGTGAAATCAAAAGAAATTAAAACGCCGATTGAAGTCAAAGTTCCTGCGAAAGAGCCAAAAGTAGCTGTGGTAAAAACAAAAGTACCCACTGAAAAAGAGCTAATCTCTAAAGAGTTTTGGTTAAAACAAATTCGAGGCATGGATATTGCATATGGTTATTATGAAGCGTTAGACTCCTTGATTGTGTGCGAAAAAGATAAAAAGCATTGTGAAGTGTATAAAAACAGTAATGATAATGGTCTTGAGTTGGTTAAATCACACGATGTTATTATGGGGAAAGAAGGGGATAAAGTAAAGCGAGGGGATCTGAAAACGCCTGTGGGTGTTTATGAAATCACCAAACGCTTTAAACCAACAGATCCTTTTTATGGTCCTTTGGCATTTTCGCTTTCTTACCCAAATCTTTTTGACGTATTGCGTGGAAAAAATGGCAGCGGTATTTGGATTCATGGTATGCCTTTAGATGGAAAAGACAGAGATGATTTGAGTAAGGGATGTGTTGTTATGGATAATGATGCCATTAAGATTCTTGACAGTGAGATTAATGCCCAAAGTACCATGACAATTATTGGTGAAAGTAAAGTACCAAAATTAAGTAAAGAGACGGTTGCAACGCTTTTAAGTGAAGTCTATAAATGGCAACGTGCATGGAAAGTGAATGATATTACTACCTATTTGAACTACTATTCCAATGATTTTAAAAGAGCAGATGGTTCAGGAAAAACGCAATTTGCTGTTAGTAAAAAACAGATTTTTTCACGTAAAGAGACCAAGACTATTGTATTTGAAAATTTAAATATTGCTCCGTATCCTACGATGGATAATCGCAAACTTTTTAAAATAGCATATGACCAAACCTATAAAAGTCCCTCTTTTGCTTCTAAAGGAAGAAAAGAGTTGTATGTTGAGCTCGTTGGCAATAAAATGTCGATTGTGGCTGAAAAATAA
- the nuoE gene encoding NADH-quinone oxidoreductase subunit NuoE — MSSFAFSQENETKFRALLERYPEKSSLMLPSLWMVQYQEGWISPEAMQFLAQKLECSAMDVYSVASFYTMFNLASVGKYHIQLCKTLSCMLRGAQTMQAHIENRLGIKPGQTTKDGKFTFSLVECLGSCGTAPCMSLNDDYVENLTLEKLDELIDGSAS; from the coding sequence ATGAGTTCTTTTGCTTTTTCCCAAGAAAATGAAACCAAATTTAGAGCTCTTTTAGAGCGTTACCCTGAAAAAAGTTCGCTCATGCTTCCCTCTCTTTGGATGGTGCAGTATCAAGAAGGATGGATTAGCCCTGAGGCGATGCAGTTTTTAGCTCAAAAATTAGAATGTTCTGCAATGGATGTCTACTCTGTTGCCTCTTTTTACACGATGTTTAACCTTGCCTCTGTGGGAAAATATCATATCCAACTGTGCAAAACACTCTCGTGTATGCTTCGAGGCGCACAAACCATGCAAGCGCATATCGAAAATCGTCTGGGAATTAAGCCAGGACAAACCACGAAAGATGGGAAATTTACCTTCTCTTTGGTCGAATGTCTAGGCTCGTGTGGCACGGCTCCATGCATGAGCTTGAATGATGATTATGTGGAAAATCTCACCCTTGAAAAGCTGGATGAACTTATCGATGGAAGTGCCTCATGA
- a CDS encoding NADH-quinone oxidoreductase subunit B, which yields MAVGAEAIFGNSVITTKLDNAINWARESSMWPYVFGTACCAIEFMSVASSTYDISRFGAEVVRFSPRQADLLIVAGTISYKQAPILKKIYDQMTEPKWVISAGACACSGGFYDNYTTLQGIDAIIPVDVYIAGCPPRPEAFLDALLQIQKLQYENESIIKERTQRAFKGLLDETL from the coding sequence ATGGCAGTAGGGGCTGAGGCAATTTTTGGAAACAGCGTGATAACAACAAAACTGGATAATGCCATTAACTGGGCAAGAGAATCTTCCATGTGGCCGTATGTTTTTGGAACGGCGTGTTGTGCCATCGAGTTTATGAGTGTGGCAAGTAGCACGTATGATATTTCACGTTTTGGCGCTGAAGTGGTACGCTTTTCACCCAGACAAGCGGACTTACTCATTGTTGCAGGAACCATTAGCTACAAACAAGCGCCTATTTTAAAAAAGATTTACGACCAAATGACTGAGCCTAAATGGGTGATTAGCGCAGGAGCGTGTGCGTGCAGTGGGGGGTTTTACGATAACTATACGACGCTACAAGGTATTGATGCGATTATTCCTGTGGATGTTTACATCGCAGGATGTCCTCCACGCCCTGAAGCTTTTTTAGATGCGCTCCTTCAGATTCAAAAACTCCAATATGAAAATGAAAGCATCATCAAAGAGCGTACACAAAGAGCATTTAAAGGGCTTCTTGATGAAACACTTTAA
- a CDS encoding NADH-quinone oxidoreductase subunit D, whose protein sequence is MKHFKEVFANQYALDAQGAYIVDKELIQNVLHVLKHDDGYHFLVDMTAIDYLTCKEKMPERFAIVYLLRDKHFKNLITIKTFIDTSLATQSITSLFKSANWAEREIWDQYGISFKNHPNLKRILNHKEFIGHPLRKDYPITKGQLCHRSDDLMDEMTPRLKKKGLDKEEGLMFLNLGPAHPASHGTIRNFVALDGESIVCAVSEIGYLHRGFEKSCENHTYNQIIPYTDRLNYCSAILNNIAFAHTVEGMLGVDLPERAKFIRVMIGELSRIIDHLVCLAAILVDMGALTNYWYLYNPREVVYSLLSKLTGARLTNSYMRIGGMSYDLYDGFGEDLKACIKAIEEGMGDTLRLIEHNRIFHDRTQNVGIITQEEAINRGLSGPNLRACGVPYDVRVSEPYYHYETFDFDMALGSVGDVYDRMMVRFEEIRQSIRIITQAYTRLPNGAICVKDASISLPSKQAVYSNIEGLMNQFKLIYEGVKVPAKEYYRAIEGGNGELGFFIISDGSGTPYKVKVRPPCFYAMAAYPHIVEGGMIADAVLSLGSLNIIAGELDR, encoded by the coding sequence ATGAAACACTTTAAAGAAGTTTTTGCCAACCAATACGCTCTTGATGCGCAGGGTGCTTACATCGTGGACAAAGAGCTCATTCAAAATGTTTTACATGTACTCAAACACGACGATGGTTACCATTTTTTAGTCGATATGACGGCGATTGATTATCTTACATGTAAAGAAAAAATGCCAGAGCGTTTTGCCATTGTCTATCTTTTGCGTGATAAGCATTTTAAAAACCTCATCACGATTAAAACCTTTATCGATACCTCTTTAGCAACACAAAGCATCACATCGTTATTCAAATCTGCCAACTGGGCGGAGCGAGAAATTTGGGATCAGTACGGTATTAGCTTTAAAAATCACCCCAATTTAAAACGTATTTTAAATCACAAAGAGTTTATCGGTCATCCTTTACGCAAAGATTATCCCATCACTAAAGGGCAGTTGTGCCACCGAAGTGATGATTTGATGGATGAGATGACACCTCGTTTAAAGAAAAAAGGACTGGATAAAGAAGAGGGTTTGATGTTTTTAAATCTAGGGCCTGCCCACCCTGCAAGTCATGGGACGATTCGTAACTTTGTCGCTTTAGATGGGGAAAGCATCGTGTGTGCGGTGAGTGAAATCGGCTATTTACACCGTGGTTTTGAAAAATCGTGCGAAAACCATACCTATAACCAAATTATTCCCTATACCGACCGTCTCAATTACTGTTCTGCGATTTTAAACAACATCGCTTTTGCGCATACGGTTGAGGGAATGTTGGGGGTGGATTTGCCGGAGCGTGCAAAATTTATCCGTGTCATGATCGGTGAACTCTCTCGCATCATCGACCATCTCGTTTGTTTAGCGGCTATTTTGGTGGATATGGGCGCATTGACCAATTATTGGTACCTTTACAACCCACGAGAAGTGGTCTACTCCTTGCTCTCCAAACTCACAGGAGCTCGCCTTACCAACTCGTATATGCGCATCGGTGGGATGAGTTATGATCTGTATGATGGGTTTGGGGAAGATTTAAAAGCCTGTATTAAAGCCATTGAAGAGGGCATGGGCGATACCCTTAGGCTGATTGAGCACAACCGTATTTTTCACGATAGAACACAAAATGTAGGTATTATCACCCAAGAAGAAGCCATTAACCGTGGTTTGAGTGGCCCTAATTTGCGGGCGTGTGGGGTGCCTTATGACGTGCGTGTGAGTGAGCCCTATTATCACTATGAAACCTTTGATTTTGATATGGCGTTAGGCAGTGTGGGCGATGTGTACGATAGAATGATGGTACGCTTTGAAGAGATTCGCCAAAGTATTCGTATCATCACTCAAGCCTACACCAGACTTCCAAATGGTGCTATTTGCGTCAAAGATGCTTCTATCTCGCTTCCATCCAAACAAGCGGTTTACTCCAACATTGAGGGCTTAATGAACCAGTTTAAGCTCATCTATGAAGGGGTTAAAGTCCCTGCTAAAGAGTACTACCGTGCCATTGAGGGCGGTAATGGCGAATTGGGATTTTTCATCATTAGCGATGGGAGTGGAACGCCTTATAAAGTCAAAGTCAGACCTCCTTGTTTTTATGCGATGGCGGCGTATCCGCACATTGTGGAGGGCGGCATGATAGCCGATGCCGTACTGAGCCTTGGAAGCCTTAATATCATCGCAGGAGAGTTAGACCGATGA
- a CDS encoding alanine racemase yields MAFITLNKAHLFHNLDTLSAKAGGKQKVMAVLKDNAYGHGLRVMAELCFAYGLRRVAVKNIEEAMVIADLFDEVLVLVDTVSSQKLPQNISFSAHSYEMLEALVEGESIHLSLDTGMHRNGIKEDEIEKAMALIVAKKLSLKGVFTHFRSSDELNAEFFWQRTLFERAKKRIKILAKAYDLPEISFHCCNSAGLLRTQTLGDDAFARVGIAMYGYSTLHPSFTSLELKPVLALWAEKLSSRVLKKGERVGYGGVYEAPEDELISTYDIGYGDGFFRFNGLEPVAMADGRLSKGRMSMDSFCLGGDAQNVCMFDNANALAKQFKTINYEIPTKLSSTLKRIVI; encoded by the coding sequence ATGGCATTTATCACCTTGAATAAAGCGCATTTATTTCACAATCTTGACACATTAAGCGCAAAGGCAGGGGGAAAACAGAAGGTTATGGCCGTCTTAAAAGACAATGCTTATGGGCATGGGCTTCGAGTGATGGCAGAACTTTGTTTTGCGTATGGTCTTCGTAGAGTAGCGGTTAAAAATATCGAAGAAGCGATGGTAATTGCCGATCTTTTTGACGAAGTCTTAGTGCTGGTCGATACCGTATCATCGCAAAAATTACCTCAAAACATCTCTTTTTCAGCGCACTCTTACGAGATGCTAGAGGCGTTGGTTGAGGGAGAGAGCATTCATTTAAGTCTTGATACGGGAATGCACCGTAACGGTATTAAAGAAGATGAGATTGAAAAAGCGATGGCATTGATTGTGGCTAAAAAACTCTCTCTTAAAGGGGTTTTCACCCATTTTAGAAGCAGTGATGAATTAAATGCCGAATTTTTTTGGCAACGTACTTTATTTGAGCGGGCTAAAAAACGGATTAAAATCCTTGCCAAAGCTTATGATTTACCAGAAATTTCCTTTCATTGTTGTAATTCAGCAGGGCTTCTTCGTACACAGACGTTGGGTGATGATGCCTTTGCACGTGTTGGTATTGCCATGTATGGGTATAGTACCCTTCATCCCTCTTTTACTTCCCTTGAATTAAAACCAGTATTAGCCTTATGGGCGGAAAAGCTGAGCAGTCGTGTGCTTAAAAAGGGCGAACGTGTTGGGTATGGAGGTGTCTATGAAGCACCAGAAGATGAACTTATCTCGACGTATGATATTGGCTATGGGGATGGTTTTTTTCGCTTTAATGGCTTAGAACCTGTTGCGATGGCGGATGGGCGTTTAAGTAAAGGGCGAATGTCAATGGATAGCTTTTGTTTGGGGGGTGATGCTCAAAATGTATGTATGTTTGATAATGCCAATGCTCTTGCCAAACAGTTTAAAACCATTAATTACGAGATTCCTACAAAACTTTCATCCACGCTAAAGCGTATTGTTATCTAA
- the mscL gene encoding large conductance mechanosensitive channel protein MscL, with product MLKEFKNFLIKGNVIDMAVGFIFGAAFATVVKSLVSNIIMPPVGLLLGNVDFSSLFIALDGKEYVSLADLEKAGAPAIKLGVFFNDVTSFVILGFVMFMMIKGYSKIMPKEAPAPTTKVCAECGMNIPLIAKKCPHCLSEQG from the coding sequence ATGCTAAAAGAGTTTAAAAACTTCCTGATCAAAGGCAATGTCATTGATATGGCGGTGGGGTTTATTTTTGGTGCAGCCTTTGCAACGGTGGTCAAGTCCTTAGTCAGCAACATTATCATGCCACCCGTGGGTTTGTTGCTTGGCAATGTCGATTTCTCATCTTTGTTTATTGCATTGGATGGCAAAGAGTATGTCTCATTGGCAGATTTGGAAAAAGCAGGTGCTCCAGCTATTAAACTTGGTGTCTTTTTTAACGATGTTACCTCGTTTGTCATTTTAGGTTTTGTTATGTTTATGATGATTAAGGGGTATTCAAAAATCATGCCAAAAGAAGCACCTGCGCCTACAACCAAAGTGTGTGCTGAATGTGGTATGAACATACCCTTGATAGCAAAAAAATGCCCTCACTGTTTAAGTGAACAAGGCTAA
- a CDS encoding superoxide dismutase, whose protein sequence is MAITLPKLPYEADALEPYISANTLGFHHGKHHQTYVTNLNNLIQNTPLAEEALEAIIFASANVPEKVGIFNNAAQVWNHTFYWNCMKKDGGGVPSGAIASKITEDFGSYDAFAEAFKNAGLTQFGSGWAWLVLENGKLKITKTSNADTPMVHQQKALLTVDVWEHAYYLEYQNRRADYIDIFLKHLVNWEFVNENLNA, encoded by the coding sequence ATGGCAATTACTTTACCCAAGCTTCCTTACGAGGCCGATGCCTTAGAGCCTTATATTAGTGCGAATACTTTAGGTTTTCATCATGGAAAGCACCATCAAACCTATGTCACCAACCTCAATAACTTGATTCAAAATACCCCTTTGGCAGAGGAGGCTTTAGAAGCAATCATTTTCGCCTCTGCAAATGTTCCTGAAAAAGTAGGTATTTTTAACAATGCCGCACAAGTGTGGAACCATACCTTTTATTGGAACTGTATGAAAAAAGATGGCGGTGGTGTTCCAAGCGGTGCTATTGCTTCTAAAATTACTGAAGATTTTGGTAGTTATGATGCCTTTGCAGAAGCATTTAAAAATGCAGGACTTACCCAGTTTGGTAGCGGTTGGGCATGGTTGGTGTTGGAAAATGGAAAACTGAAAATTACGAAAACCAGCAACGCCGATACACCAATGGTGCATCAGCAAAAAGCTCTTTTAACCGTTGATGTGTGGGAACATGCTTATTATTTAGAATATCAAAACAGACGTGCGGATTATATAGATATTTTTCTCAAACATTTAGTGAATTGGGAGTTTGTCAACGAAAATTTAAACGCATAA
- the rsmG gene encoding 16S rRNA (guanine(527)-N(7))-methyltransferase RsmG produces MASFTLPISFWEHADTFATLLLRYNQTHNISGAKTKEVVLKNVEDSIYPLQFLHVSEMKRAIDVGTGAGFPGLLLALALPHVHFSLFEPIAKKSAFLHLVKSTLCLKNVEVCTHRVEKVEGFEADLISSRAVTNTKMLINLCHNFITPKTTLLFYKGEMVEEEIQGLSHCKVYQKEKRYYLIMENVDVV; encoded by the coding sequence ATGGCTTCGTTTACGCTTCCAATCTCCTTTTGGGAACACGCAGATACATTTGCAACCTTACTTTTGCGCTACAATCAAACACACAATATTTCAGGTGCAAAAACGAAAGAGGTGGTTTTAAAAAATGTAGAAGATAGTATTTATCCTTTGCAATTTTTACATGTAAGCGAAATGAAACGTGCGATTGATGTGGGGACGGGTGCTGGTTTTCCAGGCTTACTTTTAGCCCTTGCCTTACCACATGTTCATTTTAGCTTGTTTGAGCCTATTGCTAAAAAAAGTGCTTTTTTACACCTTGTAAAATCAACACTCTGTCTTAAAAATGTAGAAGTGTGTACCCATCGTGTGGAAAAAGTTGAGGGTTTTGAAGCTGATTTAATTAGCTCTCGAGCTGTCACCAACACAAAAATGTTAATAAACTTGTGTCATAATTTTATAACACCTAAAACAACCCTGCTTTTTTATAAAGGGGAAATGGTCGAAGAAGAGATTCAAGGGTTATCACACTGTAAGGTGTATCAAAAAGAGAAGCGCTATTATCTTATTATGGAGAATGTCGATGTTGTTTAA
- a CDS encoding NADH-quinone oxidoreductase subunit A, translating into MPHELFLASSIVLFLTLLLPILFLLSKKLGPNESTQKTKNTPYESGVTTPIGSSESRFSAKFYLVAILFVLFDVEIIFMFPWAVNVRELGYFGLFEMFTFVTLLLLGLIYIYRIGALKWQ; encoded by the coding sequence ATGCCCCATGAACTCTTTTTAGCTTCGAGTATTGTTCTGTTTCTCACACTCTTGTTGCCCATTCTCTTTTTGCTGAGTAAAAAGTTAGGGCCTAATGAATCGACTCAAAAAACAAAAAACACTCCCTATGAAAGTGGTGTCACAACCCCTATTGGTTCGAGTGAAAGCCGCTTTAGTGCCAAGTTTTATCTTGTGGCTATTTTATTTGTCCTTTTTGATGTTGAAATCATCTTTATGTTTCCATGGGCGGTTAATGTGCGAGAGTTAGGTTACTTTGGTTTGTTTGAAATGTTTACTTTCGTAACACTTTTACTTTTAGGTCTTATTTATATTTACCGAATAGGGGCATTAAAATGGCAGTAG